From Sphaerochaeta sp., a single genomic window includes:
- a CDS encoding histidine kinase, with protein MARKRLPLFLWAFLLLSVSLVMVLTAAFLFLSFGKYLLFWVFLAIGMALGVLDGLLARESALMERYIALYHTGSGIEPLRFLPRPVSPAVDALVDDVMHSNPTDRLWEENRRQAQYLALQNQINPHFLYNTLEAIRSEALIGGLPNVAEMSETLARFFRYTISNTSDLVMLEDELKNVRDYFSIQKFRFGERVNLDIRIPPDSPVCSYHLPKLILQPIVENAIIHGLEEKVEGGTITISAEHTSNVLSIFITDDGVGMDTDELVQLNRKLNDHSPQPKNEEKKGGIATRNVNDRLQLLFGPQYGLSFSSVRNIGTKVEIRLPMEGVV; from the coding sequence ATGGCTAGAAAACGCCTGCCGCTGTTCCTCTGGGCGTTTTTGCTGCTCTCTGTCTCGCTGGTGATGGTGCTCACCGCCGCTTTCCTGTTTCTTTCGTTTGGCAAGTATCTGCTGTTCTGGGTATTCCTGGCCATTGGAATGGCGCTGGGGGTGCTGGACGGACTCCTGGCCCGGGAATCGGCGTTGATGGAACGGTACATCGCCCTGTACCATACCGGCTCGGGCATCGAACCGCTTCGGTTTCTTCCCCGTCCGGTCTCCCCTGCGGTGGACGCTCTGGTGGATGATGTGATGCACAGCAATCCCACCGACCGTCTGTGGGAGGAGAACCGCAGGCAGGCACAGTACCTGGCCCTGCAGAACCAGATCAACCCACATTTCTTGTACAATACGCTGGAGGCCATCCGAAGCGAAGCGTTGATCGGAGGACTGCCAAACGTGGCAGAGATGAGCGAGACGCTTGCCCGGTTCTTCCGGTACACCATCAGCAACACCTCCGATCTGGTGATGCTGGAGGATGAGCTGAAGAACGTCCGGGACTACTTCTCCATCCAGAAGTTCCGTTTCGGGGAGCGTGTAAACCTGGATATCCGCATTCCCCCTGACAGCCCTGTGTGCAGCTACCACCTTCCCAAGTTGATCCTCCAGCCCATCGTGGAGAACGCCATCATCCACGGGCTTGAGGAAAAGGTGGAAGGGGGGACCATCACCATCAGCGCAGAGCATACCAGCAACGTGCTTTCCATTTTCATCACCGACGATGGGGTGGGGATGGATACCGATGAACTGGTGCAGCTGAACCGCAAACTCAATGACCACTCGCCACAACCGAAGAACGAAGAGAAGAAGGGTGGCATCGCCACCCGGAATGTCAACGATCGTCTGCAGCTGCTCTTTGGTCCGCAGTACGGTCTGTCTTTCTCCAGCGTCCGGAACATCGGGACCAAGGTGGAGATCCGGCTGCCCATGGAGGGCGTGGTATGA